TTTTCTGTCGTAGCGCCAGTGGTTTCGATGGACATTATAGGTGTGTTACTATTTGTTGTACCAAGAGAAGAAATGGGAGAGAGGTGATATGATGGAAAGTTTCAAAGGGAAAAAGGAATCTAAGAAAATTGTACTTTCTTTAGTCAAACAGtgaaaatggcaatttctcatgaagtttttcttctacaTTTTCCTTCAACATATGTTTGTTGTCTAtgtgttattttttttcgcAACTTGGTGTGTGCGAGAACAACCTTTTCCATCATCTGGCTTTAACCCTAGAGGTGTGTTCCCCATTGACATCCCTACAGTCCCTTATCAACTCACAGACATCTACACATTAATTTTAAAAGACTCGAATATAAGTTATACTGGAAACAGACAAGAGAATCAGATAGAAAGTTCCGTACCACCCAcacaaatacaaatgaaCCAAACCTCATATCAAAATGCACCGTCAACTATCCCCGGATGGAACGACCTCCCTGAGACAGTGGTGGCCAACAAACcgaaaacaaaaaggaaacGCCCCGTGCATGTGTCACACATAGACCAAACCAATGCAACACAGAAGACTTCCATAGGAGTTCCCCTGAAAACACCCCCAATACCACCCAACACTAAATCTAAATAACTTTATAAACGTTTATCGCTGATTAAGTAATATATCCTTCGCCAAGTTGATCTTCATGGCTAGGTATTTACTACCACCTTTATCAGGGTGGTTTTGCATCATTAGCACTCGGTGTCTCTTTCTAATTTCGGCCACGTTGATGGTCTTCACTCCAAGGACATTCATGGCCTCTTCGGCGTCCATCTTCTCCAAGAACCCCCCAAGCGCCATCTCCTGGTCTAGTTCATGGAACCTCCTCCAATAACCGGAATCCGATGGCCATATCTTGTGTCGCTTTAACGTTATCCCATTCAATcttgcaatttcaaaattcgTCAGTGTACGACATCGGATTACGGTGTTTATAGTGGCCTTTGTGGTCAACGCAGCTACAGTGACTGCTAATCCAACAATTAACGGGAGCATACTGTGGTTCCTCTGGTATTGAGAGTAGaaaatcattcaaatgGCCTCTATAACTGTTTCCCCACACTACTCTAAAATCCGATCCCACTGTTGATTTTACACCTTCCCTCCCTCCAAAGAgtgcaagaaaaaaaaattcgCTCTTTTGCGCGTATCACGTGACTTTGGGGGTGGGGGGGAGCTTGACggattattttttctacGATGGATTTCTCAAATCCGAGTGTTGAATGAGTTGTTGGCTAGCCAGGTGGAATTTCATGTTAAGCAATTTGCTGTTTTGAGGACACGTATCAAGTGAAAAGTGTGACTGTGTACTTGCATATATCTACctatatacatatatatatataaagGACGccttcaatttgtttcttggtTGCCTCTGCGAGTGATTTCTAGTTGGAATACCTGAACATTATCGGTTGCTAATAGTATAGGTTTCAAGGGAATCCTATAGGAATGATCAAGTTATTACTATGTGTTGGTGGCATCTATGCTACATTTCTCACCTGGGCATATCTACAAGAGAAACTTACAGGCAACTACTCGCTCGATGGGGGTGAAGCTTATATTCGTGCTCCGCTATTCCTCAACATGTTGAGCTCGTTTCTCAGTATAGTTGTTGGActgttttatttgaaagtgCAGACTAGAGGAACACCGAGGAAGAGggaaatgaaaatgttCCCCAAGTTGCCAATGGGTGCATACCTGTCACTGGTACTAATTTCCGTGGCACAGTCTATTTCGAGTCCAATCAGTTATATGGCCTTGGAACATATAGATTATGTCCTGTATTTGCTTGCTAAGAGCTGTAAATTGATTCCTGTGATGAGCGTGCACTTTCTAATCTTTGGTACAATCTATCCCCTCTACAAGTACATTGTTGCATTGGTTATCACCAGTggtgtttgtattttttcaattggagGTAAGAGCTTGTCACTAAAGGGAGGAGGCGATGTCAAATTGGGGATGACcatgttattgatttctctGTTTCTGGATGGGTTTGTCAACTCTGCCCAAGATATGATGTTCAAAAACCCTAGAGTGAAGGGACTAATCACCGGTGCACACTTGATGGTGTATTTGAACATCATGAAGTTTATCTTGATCAGTGGGTATACGTTGATATTTACcaatcaaatccaagagGTATTGACGTTTGTCAAAGTCAATGGCAATCGTGCCCTTGTTGATATGCTGCAATTTTCCCTTTGTGGGGCATTTGGACAGATTGCAATATTCATCACGTTACAAGAATTCAGCTCGGTTGTTTTAGTTACCGTTGCAGTTACACGGAAAATGATTAGTATGTTATTGAGCGTCATTATTTTTGGACATTCTTTAACTAGCAAGCAATGGGTAGGTTTATTCCTCGTCTTTGGGGGCATCTTCTTAGAGAGTGCGTCCAAGATATTCAAGCCAAGGGAGAAATTAAAGGAGACGTAGAGatatatatttgaaatatGAATAATAGTACATggatatatataaatatgtGAGAAATGATTAAACAATTAAGTGTAGCGTGCTAATTGTAGTAGAGAATGGGCTGCTCCCATTGATGAGGGAGTCGATTGAATGCGAGATGGTGAAGGTTGGGATTTCTTTGTTCGTACTGGGGTGGACATTACCAGGGAGGAAAATGAATGACGTCTCTGTAAGCTAGGTTCCACTGAGGCGCCACTTGGTTCATTTTCGTTTATGCTTTCCAAGATTGTGGACTCGTTGTGTTCGTCGATAGTGGTGTCGTCATTAGAAGGATAATTGGGGAACAACTTACTCACTGGCGGgagtttgatatttttcttgctaTTATTAGATGGAGCAattgcaaattttgaagGAGAGGTCATACTGGAATGGAAGGACAGAATATGAGGAGGAGCAGACTTAACTGTGTTGTTGAAGTGACGGTTGACCCTCTTAAGGGCAGCGCTGGTGGCCttcttgttgatgatgtcGTCCATAGTCAGTCTTGAAGGATGGGATTTTGGTAGCCGGAGTCTCTCAATTGGTGTGCCTGTCTGGTTTGTTCTCACTTTGAAGTAGGCCAGCTGtaacttcatcttcagtACCCGTGCTCGCTTTGTCCGTGGAGAGACACTGACGTTGCCGTGATGTTTGGAGAGCTTTGTTGGCGTCCTGGTATTAAGCTGCGCTTGGGATAGTTGTTCAAGTGGTTGTCTCATTAATAATGAATATGTCTATATGAGGAATATGTCTATATGATAAATATCTCCAAGTCTAACgtggaaaagaaaataaagtatAACAACTTATCCAATGACAAAATCAGTAAGGAAAATCTTGATAGAAATTGTTGTTATCCTTCTCTACTATTTGTGCATACTATAAACTAATGGTGCACTATATATCCTCTACCCTCTCCATAAGAACACGAAATGGAAACCCTCCCGGCGCGTGCCTTCCGCATCGGGCAAAACGTCAACACCGGCCACTTCACAAGGGGAAAAGCGCGTCGGCCGTTTTCTTGAGGGTGCTGAGCCCCACAGAGTTCTCAATGTGAGAACCTGCACCACCTGCAACTCGTAAAACTAAGGCATTCAGTTGCGCTGAGCCAAGAATGTCCACGTGCTCGGCAGTGCCGGCTCCGCCACGAAGGTCGAATTTCTCCGGAGCATGGTTGAGCTCAACAATGGTAACTTTTGAACCTCCTGGATTGTACATACTGAGCCCCCTCTGCCAGATATGGGCATGCAAATGTGTGAGAAGGGAGACAGTACCATCTCCATTGCTAAAGAGGACACCTTCATCACTG
The window above is part of the Pichia kudriavzevii chromosome 1, complete sequence genome. Proteins encoded here:
- a CDS encoding uncharacterized protein (PKUD0A12640; similar to Saccharomyces cerevisiae YPL244C (HUT1); ancestral locus Anc_6.272) translates to MIKLLLCVGGIYATFLTWAYLQEKLTGNYSLDGGEAYIRAPLFLNMLSSFLSIVVGLFYLKVQTRGTPRKREMKMFPKLPMGAYLSLVLISVAQSISSPISYMALEHIDYVLYLLAKSCKLIPVMSVHFLIFGTIYPLYKYIVALVITSGVCIFSIGGKSLSLKGGGDVKLGMTMLLISLFLDGFVNSAQDMMFKNPRVKGLITGAHLMVYLNIMKFILISGYTLIFTNQIQEVLTFVKVNGNRALVDMLQFSLCGAFGQIAIFITLQEFSSVVLVTVAVTRKMISMLLSVIIFGHSLTSKQWVGLFLVFGGIFLESASKIFKPREKLKET
- a CDS encoding uncharacterized protein (PKUD0A12630; similar to Saccharomyces cerevisiae YNL328C (MDJ2); ancestral locus Anc_3.10), encoding MIFYSQYQRNHSMLPLIVGLAVTVAALTTKATINTVIRCRTLTNFEIARLNGITLKRHKIWPSDSGYWRRFHELDQEMALGGFLEKMDAEEAMNVLGVKTINVAEIRKRHRVLMMQNHPDKGGSKYLAMKINLAKDILLNQR
- a CDS encoding uncharacterized protein (PKUD0A12650; similar to Saccharomyces cerevisiae YNR009W (NRM1); ancestral locus Anc_6.299), which produces MRQPLEQLSQAQLNTRTPTKLSKHHGNVSVSPRTKRARVLKMKLQLAYFKVRTNQTGTPIERLRLPKSHPSRLTMDDIINKKATSAALKRVNRHFNNTVKSAPPHILSFHSSMTSPSKFAIAPSNNSKKNIKLPPVSKLFPNYPSNDDTTIDEHNESTILESINENEPSGASVEPSLQRRHSFSSLVMSTPVRTKKSQPSPSRIQSTPSSMGAAHSLLQLARYT
- a CDS encoding uncharacterized protein (PKUD0A12620), whose product is MKFFFYIFLQHMFVVYVLFFFATWCVREQPFPSSGFNPRGVFPIDIPTVPYQLTDIYTLILKDSNISYTGNRQENQIESSVPPTQIQMNQTSYQNAPSTIPGWNDLPETVVANKPKTKRKRPVHVSHIDQTNATQKTSIGVPLKTPPIPPNTKSK